A genome region from Bradyrhizobium commune includes the following:
- the malQ gene encoding 4-alpha-glucanotransferase yields the protein MDLLAQAQIKGVQSEFTDALGKLRVTAPEALKSILDALPEKRVYRFVSGPVVVRALGHPRTELAAIGAAPLQWKVTVSGQISEPNVIAQGETREPVIAWPAGLPLGYHRLTLTDAKGTTEEVPMIVAPERAFGGDFDRGWLLAVQLYGVRSDRNWGIGDFTDLAGLVRLAKQLGADGVGLNPLHVLFDNYPTDCSPYSPNSRLFLNPLYIDVEAIPEFSADLVPDAAATAERLREGDRVPYADMAALKWLGLRAAFDSFVKSASGVRRNQFDAFRAERAPLLSRFACFEVLRHRFTGPWWEWPVEWQQPIDAKCAELRSGPDKHEVEFVEFAQWTADSQLHAAKELAGELGMRVGLYLDVAVGVQSNGFDAWNEQTAISRHLAVGAPPDVLNTVGQDWGLAGFNAGGLEAQSFVPFADMLAASMRHAGAIRLDHVLGLKRLYLVPRGFRPDNGAYVQMPFEALLGAVVRESAAHKCIVIGEDLGTVPEGFRETMQDFGIWSYLVMMFERDDAGHFRNIDHYRPNALVTLNTHDLCTYAGWRSFSDLRMKLSLGLDPGEDEQARWDALGALDEILRQNGIDANDLYSVLAFLSRTPSRLLAVSLEDLLGVIDQPNIPGTIDEHPNWRQRLPVMLDKIAAKVDLAALKAATRERSLTGVR from the coding sequence ATGGATCTTTTAGCTCAAGCCCAGATCAAGGGCGTTCAGTCCGAATTTACCGACGCCCTTGGCAAGCTGCGGGTCACCGCGCCCGAGGCGCTCAAATCGATCCTCGACGCGCTGCCGGAGAAGCGGGTCTATCGCTTCGTCAGCGGGCCGGTCGTGGTTCGTGCTCTCGGCCATCCGCGCACCGAACTGGCGGCCATCGGCGCCGCGCCACTGCAATGGAAAGTCACCGTCAGCGGCCAAATCAGCGAACCTAACGTGATCGCGCAAGGCGAGACGCGCGAGCCGGTGATCGCATGGCCCGCGGGCCTGCCGCTCGGCTATCATCGGCTGACACTGACCGATGCCAAAGGTACTACGGAAGAGGTGCCGATGATTGTGGCACCCGAGCGGGCCTTTGGCGGCGATTTCGATCGCGGCTGGCTGCTCGCCGTGCAGCTCTACGGTGTCCGCTCAGACCGCAATTGGGGCATCGGCGATTTCACCGATCTGGCCGGTCTCGTCCGGCTGGCAAAACAGCTCGGCGCCGACGGGGTCGGGCTCAACCCGCTGCACGTGCTGTTCGATAATTATCCAACCGATTGCAGCCCCTATTCGCCGAACAGCCGGTTGTTTCTCAACCCGCTCTACATCGACGTCGAGGCGATCCCGGAATTTTCGGCGGACCTCGTCCCCGATGCGGCGGCAACCGCCGAGCGGCTGCGTGAAGGCGATCGTGTCCCTTATGCGGATATGGCAGCGCTGAAATGGCTGGGCCTGCGCGCCGCCTTTGACAGCTTTGTGAAAAGCGCGAGCGGCGTCCGTCGCAATCAGTTCGACGCCTTTCGCGCCGAGCGAGCGCCGCTGTTGTCCCGCTTTGCCTGTTTCGAGGTGCTGCGCCATCGCTTCACCGGGCCGTGGTGGGAATGGCCGGTCGAATGGCAGCAACCGATTGATGCAAAATGCGCCGAATTGCGCAGCGGTCCCGACAAGCACGAGGTCGAATTCGTCGAGTTCGCGCAATGGACGGCCGACAGCCAGTTGCATGCCGCCAAGGAGTTGGCCGGCGAGCTCGGCATGCGGGTCGGGCTCTATCTCGACGTCGCCGTCGGCGTGCAGTCCAACGGCTTCGATGCCTGGAACGAGCAGACCGCCATTTCGCGCCATCTCGCCGTCGGCGCGCCGCCCGACGTGCTCAACACCGTCGGCCAGGATTGGGGCCTCGCCGGCTTCAACGCCGGCGGTCTTGAAGCGCAATCCTTCGTGCCGTTCGCCGACATGCTGGCCGCTTCGATGCGCCATGCCGGCGCGATCCGGCTCGATCACGTGCTGGGATTGAAGCGGCTTTATCTGGTGCCGCGCGGCTTCAGGCCGGACAACGGCGCCTACGTGCAGATGCCGTTCGAGGCATTGCTTGGCGCCGTCGTGCGAGAGAGCGCGGCCCACAAATGCATCGTGATCGGCGAGGACCTCGGCACCGTGCCGGAAGGTTTTCGCGAGACCATGCAGGACTTTGGCATCTGGTCCTATCTCGTCATGATGTTCGAGCGCGATGATGCCGGCCATTTCCGCAATATCGACCATTACCGGCCGAACGCGCTGGTGACGCTGAACACGCACGATCTCTGCACCTATGCCGGCTGGCGCTCCTTCAGTGATCTCCGGATGAAGCTGTCGCTCGGGCTAGATCCCGGCGAGGACGAACAGGCGCGCTGGGATGCGCTCGGCGCGCTCGACGAGATCCTGCGCCAGAACGGCATCGACGCCAACGACCTCTATTCGGTGCTCGCCTTCCTGTCGCGCACGCCATCGCGCCTGCTCGCCGTGTCGCTGGAAGATCTGCTCGGCGTGATCGACCAGCCCAATATTCCCGGCACGATCGACGAGCATCCGAACTGGCGTCAGCGGCTGCCTGTTATGCTCGACAAGATCGCCGCCAAGGTCGATCTCGCGGCTTTGAAGGCCGCGACGCGGGAACGTTCCTTGACCGGCGTGCGTTGA
- the treS gene encoding maltose alpha-D-glucosyltransferase, with product MNVLSSVDTKKAEAAEVVDELWYKDAIIYQLHVKAFADSNNDGIGDFAGLTEKLPYLQDLGVTALWLLPFYPSPGRDDGYDIGDYGSINPDFGTMKDFKRFIQEAQKRGLRVITELVVNHTSDQHDWFKRARRSPAGSSARDWYVWSDTDQKYQGTRIIFTDTEKSNWTWDPEAGAFYWHRFFSHQPDLNFDNPRVVSAIIQVMKRWLDAGVDGFRLDAIPYLCEREGTSNENLPETHAIIKRLRQELDAYSKGKLLLAEANQWPEDVQEYFGRGDECHMAYHFPLMPRIYMAIAQEDRFPITDILRQTPDIPAICQWALFLRNHDELTLEMVTDVERDYLWTTYANDPRARINVGIRRRLAPLMDNDRRKIELMNSLLLSFPGTPIIYYGDEIGMGDNIYLGDRNGVRTPMQWSPDRNGGFSRADPARLYAPPIMDPVYGYDSVNVEAQSRSLSSLLSATKRLISVRKSTLAFGRGTMTFIRPANRAVLAYVRQYRDEVILCVANLSRAAQATELDLTPWKDRIPQEMLGRTRFPAIGELPYMITLGPYGFYWFQLQERDKSEPVTPRAVPEFETLVVPLNSNWVSLARERGVFERDVLPGFLSRTRWYPEHNPKHIKATLTSAVPFSDIGDNRPWIAFFETPQDDVTTRYVLPMQIEWVRFDRERFNPKALAAVRQGAREGTLLDVATDQIFIGLFLRGLSQNLVVDENNLRLEFKATSRFAEYAIKEPARIRAVEQSNSTALVDNQYVAKIHRQLESGVNPEIEIGHYLTEVARFTHAPALLGSVELVEGDSRSAVGVLHAYVENQGDGWAVTASYLDRQVDEQRLLAASDTPREHHDQVPYLHHLAQTGRRLAELHMALAAAKPADLAPEAIGPAHLKRWASDLKGRAERVFERLADSRNSLREADRPLVDRLVAARADLADRLTALLPSGIGGLNIRHHGDFRLGQTLIVKDDIFIIDFDGDPRLPLADKRRKAPAARDVAGLVRSIELAATAALNRALAGGPDEQGRIGAALGEWRERATTTFLTAYRETMTDRRLWPDNRKSAESLLRFFMLDHAFDEVEYELSHRPDGLNAPLTGLLRILSNAESEAHA from the coding sequence ATGAACGTTCTGTCTTCCGTCGATACAAAAAAGGCCGAGGCTGCCGAGGTCGTGGATGAGCTCTGGTACAAGGACGCCATCATCTACCAGCTCCACGTCAAGGCCTTTGCCGACAGCAACAATGACGGCATCGGCGATTTTGCGGGGTTAACCGAGAAGCTGCCCTATCTCCAGGATCTCGGTGTCACCGCGCTGTGGCTGCTGCCGTTCTATCCCTCGCCCGGCCGCGACGACGGCTACGACATCGGCGATTATGGTTCGATCAATCCCGATTTCGGGACGATGAAGGATTTCAAGCGCTTCATCCAAGAAGCGCAGAAGCGCGGCCTGCGCGTCATCACCGAGCTCGTCGTCAACCATACCTCCGATCAACACGATTGGTTCAAGCGCGCGCGCCGCAGCCCGGCGGGCTCGAGCGCCCGCGACTGGTATGTCTGGAGCGACACCGACCAGAAATACCAGGGCACGCGGATCATCTTCACCGATACCGAGAAATCCAACTGGACCTGGGACCCCGAAGCCGGCGCGTTCTACTGGCACCGCTTCTTCTCGCACCAGCCGGATCTCAACTTCGACAATCCGCGCGTCGTCAGCGCCATCATCCAGGTGATGAAGCGCTGGCTCGACGCCGGTGTCGACGGCTTCAGGCTCGACGCCATCCCCTATCTCTGCGAGCGCGAGGGCACCTCGAACGAGAACCTCCCCGAGACGCATGCGATCATCAAGCGCCTGCGCCAGGAGCTCGATGCCTATTCCAAGGGAAAGCTGCTGCTGGCCGAGGCCAATCAATGGCCGGAGGACGTGCAGGAATATTTCGGCCGTGGCGACGAATGCCACATGGCCTACCACTTCCCGCTGATGCCGCGCATTTACATGGCGATCGCGCAGGAGGACCGTTTCCCGATCACCGACATTCTGCGCCAGACGCCGGACATTCCGGCGATCTGCCAATGGGCGCTGTTCCTGCGCAACCATGACGAGCTGACGCTGGAGATGGTCACCGACGTCGAGCGCGACTATCTCTGGACCACCTACGCCAACGATCCGCGCGCCCGCATCAATGTCGGCATCCGCCGGCGGCTTGCGCCGCTGATGGACAACGACCGGCGCAAGATCGAGCTGATGAACTCGCTGCTGCTGTCGTTCCCCGGCACGCCGATCATCTATTACGGCGACGAGATCGGGATGGGCGACAACATCTATCTCGGCGATCGCAACGGCGTGCGCACGCCGATGCAATGGAGCCCGGACCGCAATGGCGGCTTCTCCCGCGCCGATCCCGCCCGCCTCTACGCCCCGCCGATCATGGACCCTGTCTACGGCTACGATTCGGTCAACGTGGAGGCGCAGTCGCGCAGCCTGTCATCGCTGCTCAGCGCCACCAAGCGGCTGATCTCGGTGCGCAAATCGACGCTCGCCTTCGGCCGCGGCACCATGACGTTCATCCGTCCGGCCAACCGCGCCGTGCTCGCCTATGTCCGGCAATATCGCGACGAGGTGATCCTCTGCGTCGCCAATCTGTCACGTGCCGCGCAGGCGACCGAGCTTGATCTCACGCCATGGAAGGACCGCATCCCGCAGGAGATGCTCGGCCGCACGCGTTTCCCCGCGATCGGCGAATTGCCCTACATGATCACGCTGGGGCCTTACGGCTTCTACTGGTTCCAGCTTCAGGAACGCGACAAGTCCGAGCCAGTGACGCCACGCGCGGTTCCCGAGTTCGAAACGCTAGTGGTGCCGCTTAATTCGAATTGGGTGTCGCTCGCGCGCGAACGCGGCGTGTTCGAGCGCGACGTGCTCCCGGGATTCCTGTCGCGGACACGCTGGTATCCCGAGCACAATCCCAAGCACATCAAAGCCACGTTGACCTCGGCGGTGCCGTTCAGCGACATTGGTGATAACCGCCCCTGGATCGCGTTCTTTGAAACACCGCAGGACGACGTCACGACGCGCTACGTGCTGCCGATGCAAATCGAGTGGGTGCGGTTCGACCGTGAGCGCTTCAACCCGAAGGCGCTCGCCGCCGTGCGCCAGGGCGCGCGCGAAGGTACGCTGCTCGACGTCGCGACCGACCAGATCTTCATCGGGCTTTTCCTGCGAGGCTTGTCGCAGAACCTCGTTGTGGATGAAAACAATCTGCGACTGGAGTTCAAGGCCACCAGCCGATTCGCCGAATACGCCATCAAGGAACCCGCGCGCATCCGGGCGGTCGAGCAGTCGAACAGCACGGCCCTCGTCGACAACCAGTATGTCGCCAAGATCCATCGCCAGCTCGAAAGCGGCGTCAATCCCGAGATCGAGATCGGCCATTATCTCACCGAGGTCGCCCGCTTTACGCATGCGCCGGCGCTGCTCGGCAGCGTCGAGCTTGTCGAGGGCGACAGTCGCAGCGCCGTCGGCGTCCTGCACGCCTATGTCGAGAATCAGGGCGACGGCTGGGCGGTGACCGCTTCCTATCTCGACCGTCAGGTCGACGAGCAGCGGCTGCTGGCGGCGAGCGACACCCCCCGCGAGCATCATGACCAGGTTCCCTATCTGCACCATCTGGCGCAGACCGGCCGGCGGCTTGCCGAGCTGCATATGGCACTCGCCGCGGCCAAGCCTGCCGATCTCGCCCCCGAGGCGATCGGGCCGGCTCACCTCAAGCGCTGGGCCTCGGACCTCAAGGGGCGCGCCGAGCGGGTGTTCGAACGGCTCGCCGACAGCCGCAACAGCCTGCGCGAGGCCGACCGGCCGCTGGTCGACCGCCTCGTCGCCGCGCGCGCGGACCTGGCCGATCGGCTAACGGCGCTATTGCCATCCGGCATCGGCGGGTTGAACATCCGTCATCATGGCGACTTCCGCCTCGGGCAAACTCTGATCGTGAAGGACGACATCTTCATCATCGATTTCGACGGCGATCCGCGCCTGCCGCTGGCCGACAAGCGGCGAAAGGCTCCTGCCGCGCGCGACGTCGCAGGCCTCGTCCGCTCGATCGAGCTCGCGGCCACCGCGGCGCTCAATCGCGCGCTCGCGGGCGGCCCCGACGAGCAGGGCCGCATTGGAGCTGCCCTCGGCGAATGGCGCGAACGCGCCACCACGACATTCCTCACCGCCTATCGCGAGACCATGACCGACCGCCGGCTATGGCCGGACAATCGGAAGTCCGCGGAAAGCCTGTTAAGGTTTTTCATGCTTGATCACGCGTTCGACGAAGTAGAGTACGAGCTGTCGCACCGGCCGGACGGGCTCAATGCGCCGCTGACCGGGCTGCTTCGCATTTTGTCCAATGCCGAGAGCGAAGCACATGCCTAA
- the glgB gene encoding 1,4-alpha-glucan branching protein GlgB has protein sequence MPKLPAEAYAIIEGRHSDPFHYLGLHPEGGKSVVRAFLPEASNVEAIGEHGEVAKLDRVHDSGLFIGALPNGSKRYQLRAQFGNDVVELEDAYRFPPILTDFDLYLLGEGTHQRLYDKLGAHPMTLDGVDGIGFVVLAPNARRVAVVGDFNFWDSRRHPMRVRGAGYWELFIPHANAGDHYKFDIVGPHGHRLPLKSDPLAFAAEVRPKTASIVFDEAHLPRPRPAPDGINALSAPMSIYEVHLGSWRRKGDNEWLTYRELAEQLPAYARDMGFTHLEFLPVSEHPFDGSWGYQPTGLYAPTSRFGTPEDFAALVDACHREGIGVLLDWVPGHFPDDPHGLGSFDGTSLYEHANPLQGRHLDWGTLIYNYGRTEVTNFLVSNAVFWLERYAIDGLRVDAVASMLYLDYSRPPGAWIPNQYGGRENIEAIAFLRRFNTELFARFPQATTAAEESTAWPQVSRPVEFGGLGFGYKWNMGWMHDTLNYISKDPIHRKHHHGEILFGLHYAFSENFILPLSHDEVVHGKRSILGRMPGDEWQRFANLRAYYSFMFGHPGKKLLFMGAEIAQSREWNHDQSLDWHLLEYKNHSGIQALIRDLNRLYRAVPALHQMDCDQAGFEWLITNDANRNVFAWLRKGFDDHARCLVIVNFSPNVYRNYRVRVPFAGKWKEVFNSDSAHYGGSNVGNIGEVQAVDGKTPELRLTIPPLAAIFLVPES, from the coding sequence ATGCCTAAACTGCCTGCCGAGGCCTACGCGATCATCGAGGGCCGCCACTCCGATCCCTTCCACTATCTCGGACTGCATCCCGAGGGCGGCAAGAGCGTGGTTCGCGCGTTTCTTCCCGAGGCTTCGAATGTCGAGGCAATCGGCGAACACGGCGAGGTGGCGAAGCTTGATCGCGTCCACGATTCCGGTTTGTTCATCGGCGCCCTGCCAAACGGTTCCAAACGCTATCAGTTGCGCGCGCAATTCGGCAACGACGTCGTCGAGCTGGAGGACGCCTATCGCTTTCCGCCAATCCTGACCGATTTCGATCTCTATCTGCTGGGTGAAGGCACCCATCAGCGCCTCTATGACAAGCTCGGCGCGCATCCAATGACGCTCGACGGCGTCGACGGCATCGGCTTCGTCGTGCTGGCGCCGAACGCGCGACGCGTCGCCGTGGTTGGCGATTTCAATTTCTGGGATTCGCGGCGCCATCCGATGCGGGTGCGCGGCGCCGGCTATTGGGAATTGTTCATCCCGCACGCCAACGCCGGTGACCACTACAAGTTCGACATAGTCGGACCGCACGGTCATCGACTGCCGCTGAAATCCGATCCGCTGGCCTTTGCGGCCGAGGTACGGCCGAAGACGGCCTCCATCGTCTTCGACGAGGCGCATCTCCCGCGTCCCCGCCCGGCGCCCGACGGCATCAACGCGCTGTCGGCGCCGATGTCGATCTACGAGGTCCATCTCGGCTCCTGGCGCCGCAAGGGTGACAATGAATGGCTGACCTATCGCGAGCTGGCCGAGCAATTGCCGGCTTACGCTCGCGACATGGGTTTTACCCATCTCGAATTCCTGCCTGTGAGCGAGCATCCGTTCGACGGCTCATGGGGCTATCAGCCGACCGGCCTCTATGCGCCGACCAGCCGCTTCGGCACGCCTGAAGATTTCGCCGCGCTGGTCGATGCCTGCCACCGTGAGGGCATCGGCGTGCTGCTCGACTGGGTGCCCGGCCACTTCCCCGACGATCCGCACGGGCTCGGCAGCTTCGATGGCACCTCGCTTTACGAGCATGCCAATCCGCTCCAGGGCCGCCACCTCGATTGGGGCACGCTGATCTACAATTACGGCCGCACCGAAGTGACGAATTTTCTGGTGTCGAACGCGGTGTTCTGGCTCGAGCGCTACGCCATCGACGGCCTGCGCGTCGATGCGGTCGCCTCCATGCTTTATCTGGACTACAGCCGCCCGCCCGGCGCCTGGATTCCGAACCAGTATGGCGGCCGCGAGAACATCGAGGCGATTGCGTTCCTGCGCCGCTTCAACACCGAACTGTTCGCCCGCTTCCCGCAGGCGACCACGGCGGCGGAGGAATCCACAGCCTGGCCGCAGGTCTCGCGCCCCGTGGAATTCGGCGGGCTCGGCTTCGGCTACAAGTGGAACATGGGCTGGATGCACGATACGCTGAACTACATCAGCAAGGATCCGATCCACCGCAAGCATCATCACGGCGAGATCCTGTTCGGCCTGCACTACGCCTTCTCGGAAAACTTCATCCTGCCGCTGTCACATGACGAGGTCGTGCACGGCAAGCGCTCGATCCTCGGCCGCATGCCCGGCGACGAGTGGCAGCGCTTTGCGAATTTGCGGGCCTATTACAGCTTCATGTTCGGCCATCCCGGCAAGAAGCTCTTGTTCATGGGCGCAGAAATCGCGCAGAGCCGCGAATGGAATCACGACCAGTCGCTCGACTGGCACCTGCTGGAATACAAGAACCATTCGGGCATCCAGGCGCTGATCCGCGACCTCAACCGGCTCTATCGCGCGGTGCCGGCGCTGCATCAGATGGATTGCGACCAGGCCGGCTTCGAATGGCTGATCACCAACGACGCCAACCGCAACGTGTTCGCCTGGCTGCGCAAGGGATTTGACGATCACGCGCGCTGCCTCGTGATCGTCAATTTCTCACCCAACGTCTATCGCAACTATCGCGTTCGTGTGCCGTTTGCCGGCAAGTGGAAAGAGGTATTCAATTCGGACTCCGCCCATTATGGCGGCAGCAATGTCGGGAACATCGGCGAGGTTCAGGCCGTTGACGGCAAGACGCCCGAGCTCCGCCTCACTATCCCGCCTTTGGCCGCGATCTTCCTCGTTCCGGAAAGCTGA
- a CDS encoding maltotransferase domain-containing protein yields the protein MNKTIQTVESAAAGSAFIIEDVYPLIDGGRFAVKRIASERIEVWADIYRDGDAVVSAALIWRGEQEREWRREPMTHHGDDRWSGAFVPGEPGEYVYAIEAWTDEFATWRHGLERRQLSGADVTLDAIEGAGLLTKAHGAQQDAAAVIVRQCEDYLQSGDVAPLLATELSAAMSESQSRPDLTRSPNFPLIIDRDRARFGAWYQMMPRSQSRTPGQHGTLRDCIARVPEIAAMGFDVLYFTPIHPIGHTSRKGRNNAPVAAEGDPGSPYAIGSAEGGHDALHPELGTIEDFRALVATCLEYGLELALDFAAQCSPDHPWLTQHPEWFKWRPDRSVRAADGPYSDIVIPDFASVDRIGLWNAFRDAMLFWIDHGVTIFAIDNHDTAPLPFWEWLIQDIRRRHPEVILFSKTYAKPKLMKGLAKLGFTQSFTYFPWRTAKWELEQYLGELTRYPERDFYRPNLFVNTPDLLPYHLQSGEAWAFKSRAALAATLSGSYGVYSGFELLEHEAVPGREEYQDSEKYQIRQRNWDKPGNIKPYITALNRIRNENAALQQTADLRFFNIEDDETIAFAKEAAEPANTVVVVIALSRHVREFWLPLGDLAIDVDGERRHVTTLENLLTGEQSRIEWGGIRLRIDPDRDPALLFRCLA from the coding sequence GTGAACAAGACAATTCAAACTGTCGAAAGTGCCGCAGCCGGCAGCGCTTTCATCATCGAAGACGTCTATCCGCTGATCGACGGCGGCCGCTTTGCCGTGAAGCGGATCGCGAGCGAGCGGATCGAGGTCTGGGCCGATATCTATCGCGACGGCGACGCCGTGGTCAGTGCCGCGCTGATCTGGCGCGGCGAGCAGGAGCGCGAGTGGCGGCGCGAGCCGATGACCCATCACGGCGATGACCGCTGGTCCGGCGCGTTCGTGCCCGGCGAGCCCGGCGAATATGTCTATGCGATCGAGGCCTGGACCGACGAGTTCGCCACCTGGCGTCATGGGCTCGAACGCAGGCAGCTCTCCGGCGCCGACGTCACGCTCGATGCCATCGAGGGCGCCGGCCTCCTGACCAAGGCGCATGGCGCGCAGCAGGACGCCGCGGCCGTCATCGTCAGACAATGCGAGGACTACCTTCAAAGCGGTGACGTCGCGCCGCTGCTCGCAACCGAGCTCAGCGCGGCCATGTCGGAGAGCCAGTCGCGGCCCGACCTCACCCGCTCGCCGAACTTCCCGCTGATCATCGACCGCGACAGAGCGCGCTTTGGCGCCTGGTATCAGATGATGCCGCGCAGCCAGAGCCGGACGCCCGGCCAGCACGGCACGCTGCGCGACTGCATCGCGCGCGTGCCCGAGATCGCTGCAATGGGTTTTGACGTGCTCTACTTCACGCCGATCCACCCGATCGGCCACACAAGCCGCAAGGGCCGCAACAATGCTCCGGTCGCCGCTGAGGGCGATCCCGGCTCGCCCTATGCGATCGGCTCGGCCGAGGGCGGACACGATGCGCTGCATCCCGAGCTCGGCACCATCGAGGATTTTCGCGCGCTGGTCGCGACCTGCCTCGAATACGGTCTCGAGCTGGCGCTCGACTTCGCCGCGCAATGCTCGCCGGATCATCCCTGGCTGACGCAGCATCCGGAATGGTTCAAGTGGCGGCCGGACCGTTCGGTGCGGGCCGCGGATGGCCCCTACTCGGACATCGTCATCCCCGATTTCGCCTCCGTCGACAGGATCGGACTTTGGAACGCATTCCGCGACGCCATGTTGTTCTGGATCGACCACGGCGTCACCATCTTCGCCATCGACAATCACGACACCGCGCCGTTGCCGTTCTGGGAGTGGCTGATCCAGGACATCCGTCGCCGGCATCCCGAGGTGATCCTGTTCTCCAAGACCTACGCGAAGCCGAAGCTGATGAAGGGGCTTGCCAAGCTCGGCTTCACGCAATCCTTCACCTATTTCCCGTGGCGCACCGCGAAATGGGAGCTGGAGCAATATCTTGGTGAGCTGACGCGCTATCCCGAGCGCGACTTCTATCGACCGAACCTGTTCGTCAACACGCCCGATTTGCTGCCCTATCATCTCCAGAGCGGCGAAGCCTGGGCGTTCAAGTCGCGCGCTGCGCTCGCGGCGACGCTGTCGGGCAGTTACGGCGTCTATAGCGGCTTCGAGCTGCTGGAGCACGAGGCCGTCCCCGGCCGCGAAGAATATCAGGATTCCGAGAAGTACCAGATCCGCCAGCGCAACTGGGACAAGCCCGGCAACATCAAGCCCTACATCACCGCGCTCAATCGCATCCGCAACGAGAATGCGGCGCTTCAGCAGACGGCGGATCTGCGCTTCTTCAATATCGAGGACGACGAGACGATCGCCTTCGCCAAGGAGGCGGCTGAACCCGCCAACACGGTCGTCGTCGTCATCGCCCTCTCGCGCCATGTGCGCGAATTCTGGTTGCCGCTCGGCGACCTCGCCATCGACGTCGACGGCGAGCGCCGCCACGTCACAACACTCGAAAATCTCCTCACCGGCGAACAGTCCCGTATCGAATGGGGCGGGATCAGATTGCGGATCGATCCCGACCGCGATCCCGCACTGTTGTTCCGCTGCCTGGCGTAA